The window ttatttaattaatatatgatcgggttcgCAGGTTGGTTCGGATTCTGTACCCCTAGAACCGATACCCGAACTAATCACTAACAAAGACTATCGGTTTAGTTCGGGTTGGACCCAATTACCTGTTAGttccagaaccaatttaattggttcggttcgggttcAAACAGGTAATCGGGTACCCgttacccgtgctcacccctaaaaTCGGATTTGTCTTGACTCAGAACCGACTCTAAATATATATTGAACTTATTTTTTAGACTCTAACTCGATCTTAAACCCGATAAAacctaaatatttttttgtcgCAACTATATCGGGTCTAAATTGGGTAAAAATCGGGCCTTTAAaactttaacaataatttataaaaaaacttatttacgatacacttatttataaagaataaATTTGTTACCGAAAAgttgatatccatatttgaactttaatttatcaataaattttaatttgatacttctttgatttattttctaattcaacaagtgtgattaaaaataaaataataagcttataattaatataatataatattaaaattaatttaaaacatatatacttTTTTTAGTTCCCTTAAAGTGCACATGGGTCGAGTGAAGTCGGACTTGCCTTGACCCAAATTCGACCCAAAATAATAAACGAATCTATTTTTGAAATCCTTACCCGAAATTACACTAAATTAACTTCTAAATGTACGAAATCGGACCGGATCTTCGAACCAGGTCGGATCATGTGCCCCATACTAAATATGGATCGGTTGGTTTTGCATCATTGCAtttgcatttaatcaaacatattAAAGACTCTGGTAATTACACTTGGTTGATCTGAACATGAAGAGTTGAAGACAAGGATAAGTTACTTATAATCCTTATGCATTTCCTGATTAATCACATTCACAAGCCTTCATACTTCGGTTCTAACTTCTAACAACCATGTCTACTGAGATGGAAGATACGGTGGGAAAACTTCTTTTTTCAAAGTTGGTAGGGGTCTAAAACGAAAATATTACAAAAAGAGGGGTACTTTCGAATATAATAGAAATTACAGGGGTATATTTTGTAATTACTTTTGGAGGGGATTTTGGTCTACTGAGTCCGAAGACATATATGTAATCTGCTGCTTCTCTTCTTCTCCGCCAGTGCTCTTCAACCCTTCGCTCCGCCGAATCCACCGGAAAATCTTCGAAGCTCCAGCAAGTCAAAAACTTCGCATTCAACACGTCTATCCTTGATTTCGATTCTCAGCTTCCCCTCTCTATTCACCCTAAGAATCAGGATTTTTGCTCTTCTTTCCAAGGTGTTTATAGCTTTGCTGCGAGAAACAAGAAAAAGATTCAATTTTTCATATAAATTTAAGCACTTTTCTTTATTTGAGATGCTGATATACTTCTTGTTGGTTTTCTTGTTTTGGATTTTGTGATTTAGACTGGTTTTTAGGGTGATTCAGTGTCATTTACGTAGCTCTGGGAATTAGGCATACTTCTGGAGTTTCCTTGATGGTAGCTATTTAAATGTCATTGAGGTTTCGATGATTAGTTTATCTCAATCCGTTGTTTATTgcaatgtttgaaaatttgattttttttaatgaagttTTCAGCTTGCTAATATTTTGGTTTAGGGTTCATTTGTGCTGTAGTTACTTGCTAtttgattgaattgaaaatatcaatgtacttcaaaattttgaattcctttttgTGTTAGTGAAACTAAGATATTTTGTTTACCTAatcatttctttatttttcatttcaattcTTTTAGTTGCCACTATTCATCTTGTGTTTGTATCTGTTGCTTGATGTTCAATCATAAATGGTAGCAAGAGTTTATGAAATCTGATGTTTGTATCATTGTTGGGGTTTTAGGAAGGAATCAATGGAGACACAATCAGATGGTAATGAGGATACCATAGCTGCCGTTAAAGACATAAGGCAGCAGCTCGAAGCTCGAATAGAGACCCAACACAAGGCTCACCTGGAGATGCTTTCTTCTATACAGACCATAATCCCCAATCTTGTGTCCTCTCTTGACCTTTCTCTCAAGGTTGTTTCTTCTTTCAATCATCGGCCGTTTGCTCCTACCCCTGCTTTGCCTCCACCTGACCCAAAATTGAATCCCAAGAAGACTCTTGAAACAACTCGCTTTAATACTGAAACCACTGATGGCTCTAATGAGGGTTACCTGACAAATACCAAGAATCAAAAGCAGAAAACATCTGTGGATTCAAAGACAATTAACCAGGTTGAATCCGAGAGTGTAAATCCGTTGGCAGTGGTCCGATCAATGGTTGCTGTTTGTTTGCTAGGGCGAGTACCATTCACGCCAATTGATTCTTCCACTGTGTTGAGAAAATTGGAGAATGATCAGACGGTTACGCCTGCAGAAAAGGCAGCACTTCAGGAGCTTGGGGGAGATTCGGGATCTACGCTTGCAGTGGAGATAGCTTTGAGGTCAATGGCAGAAGATAATGGTGGCGTTGAGCTGGAGGAGTTCGTGGTAAGTGGCAAGGCAAGAATTATGGTTTTAAATATAGACCGAACTCGGCTTCTTAGAGAGTTGCCGGAAACTGCACAGTATCAGCAACTCGAATCAAGTTCCGGAGATGGAAATGCAAATCAAAATCAAGGGCAAATCACTCCAGGTGGCACTAATGCTAATGGCAGTTTGCTTGGGATGGGAAGGCCAGGTCTTAGGCCAATGTCTGATATGTGGATGCCCCATGGGGACCCTCACATGTCTGGTTTACAACCAATGTTTCCGGGAGGACCGAGGGGAGCACCAAGAGTAATGGGCATGATGGGGGCACATAGAGGCATGAGTATCCCACCAATGCATAGACTCCCATTGGGGCCAAATGCACCAGGTAATAGTCCTAATTCAATGCCACAGAAACCAAGAACCATAGAGGATGATATGAAGGATCTTGAGGCTTTGTTGAATAAGAAATCATTTAGGGAGATGCAAAAATCTAAAACTGGTGAGGAGCTTTTGGACCTAATTCACCGACCAACTGCAAAGGAGACTGCTGTTGCTGCAAAGGTTCGACCTCATTTCCtacttcaaaattcttaatgctGAAGTTTCTATTGTGCTTTTTGCCATCTTTTACTGCACGCCAGCATTATGTATAGGTTAATATTTCTAAGATTGGTTTGCAATATATTTTTCAGTTCAAAACAAAAGGTGGTTCTCAAGTGAGGCAATACTGTGACTTGCTGACAAAAGAGGATTGTCGTCGTCAATCTGGTTCCTTTATAGCATGTGAAAAGGTTAGTGATTTCGTTTCTGTTTACCCACCTGAatgatttcattttttatttgttctCTATTGCTTTAGGCTGGTGCCACTTGTGGATGTGATTTCCAATAATCAATCTGCTTTTGTTGATAACAATTACTGATCCTTTTCTTCACAGGTTCATTTTAGACGGATAATTGCTCCTCATACTGACATCAATTTAGGGGACTGTTCTTTTCTTGATACTTGCCGGCACATGAAGGCATGTTTCTTTCCTGTGATTATATCTTATTGTGAATTGTCCTATTTTGCTTATGTATCACATAGTCTGATCTCTATCGTTCTTCTGTCCTTTGATAGACATGCAAGTATGTTCATTATGAGTATGACCCTACACCTGACGTGTCTCCGACAATGATGGGTGCACCTCCGCCTCCAAAGCCACTAAAACCTCAGCGAGCTGAATATTGTTCTGAGGTGGAACTTGGTGAGCCACAATGGATCAACTGTGATATACGTAACTTTAGGATGGACATATTAGGTCAATTTGGAGTAATCATGGCAGATCCACCATGGGATATTCACATGGAACTGCCCTATGGAACAATGGCTGATGATGAGATGCGCAGTCTTAATGTCCCTGCACTGCAAACCGATGGACTTATTTTTCTGTGGGTCACCGGACGTGCAATGGAGCTTGGACGTGAATGGTATGTGCACTTGTTACTGGTcacatactattttttttttcctgaTAACAAATGAAGTTGGCTTTCTTATATTGCATAATGCTTTCTGCAGCTTAGAACTTTGGGGATATAAACGTGTTGAGGAGATAATTTGGGTGAAAACAAATCAACTTCAGAGAATAATCAGAACTGGCCGTACAGGCCATTGGCTCAATCATAGTAAGGAACATTGTCTTGTTGGGATAAAGGGGAACCCTGAAGTGAACCGAAATATTGATACCGATGTTATTGTTGCTGAAGTCAGGGAAACAAGCCGCAAGCCAGATGAGGTTTCTATAGCATTCAACTACTTCCTGATAGATAATTATTATGTCATTGAATTTTGCATTAATCTCATTTTCCTTTTGAAGATGAGATAAAGAATTATAGTAATTTTTTCCTGCAGATGTATCCGATGCTGGAGAGGATAAGTCCAAGAACAAGAAAGCTGGAGTTATTTGCTCGCATGCACAATACTCATGCAGGGTTGGTTTTCTTGACTGAAATATATTTCTTTGACTGAGATTGAACCCATTGGCTAGTCTTGATTTGAAATGATCATTTGATCCAATTTTACTACAGTTGCATGATATTGTTGTATAAATTAAGTACTTTGTTATCTATAATCTGGTTTTGATTTGTCAGACCAAAGAGTCTAACCTTGTTGTAGTTGTGGATTTAGGTTCAAAACTTCATCTTTATAGAGAAGATTTTTTTTCTGTTTGTGGtagttctttactttcttgtaattGATCATGTCTCCATTGTTCCCTTAGGTGGATGTCACTTGGTAATCAGTTAAGTGGTGTGAGGTTGGTTGATGAGGGACTGCGGGCAAGGTTTAAGGCCGCGTATCCTGATGTGGAGGTGCAGCCGCCATCACCTCCCAGACCTTCGGCTATGGAAGTTGACTCGACTCATACACAGAGTCCATTCACAGAACCAAAGTCCACTGCAGCTCCAGACACTTCCTATGCCTCAGAAGAGAAGGCAATGGCAATAGATGTCGACGTTGCCTGATAAATTTCCACTGAGTCACTCATTAGTAGGGCTTTTTTCTTGATAAATCTGAATGGAACACATCAAAACAGCATTTTGACCTTTTGTAGTTGTAAGTGTTGACTTGTGTTCTTCTCACATTGCCTTTCTCTTTTGGAAAGAAAAAAAGTTAAAGAGTGGCAAGGTTTTTCTTGAGAAGAAACGGCTAATTTGGTTAAATATCTGTAGTGTACTTGTGTAAATTAGAAAAGCGAGTGGTTAGTGATGAGGAAATGTTGTAGAAGTCTCATTTTAGCTATGTACTTGAATGTTCATGTTCATTAGTCATTACATTATGTTTAGGCATCATATCAGTCTGCCAATAACTTGAAAGAAAATTCTTTCCTTTTGAGGAATTCTTATGTCTACTTCAATCTTTAATTATGCTAGGTATACACACACAAAATGAATCATCAAAGTAGTCATTCacataaaatacatatttaaatataatcAATGGCTAAGATATCCATTTTGGGTTTTCAACCAAGAGGTAAAGCATCAACTTCATCTTTAGCCTAGAAAAAATGGTAGCCCTGCAAGCTCTAGCCCTTGCTtaacctgaaaaagaaaaagaataaaaaacaaaactaCCTTCACTCCCAAAGCCAGCAAAGAGTGCTTTAATGCCTAACCAAAAATTTGTCCCTTTCCACCAATCATGTTTTGTAGGATGAGCACGGATTGGGTTGGTTTGGGTTTATGGTGAAATTAGAATTGAACTAATTGAATTGTAATTGGTtcgatttgatttgaatttacgtttttttgtatatgtatccaaaccaaaccaaactgaTTAAAAACGGATTAGTTCGATTCGAGTAATTGGATACCCGATAAAAtagaaattcattaaaaaaaaaaccgaaatttttatattaaaaattttgtaagtacaataaatatgtaaaatcaatgaaataattcaaacatgttaaacaccaaatatattaaaaactaaacacattaaaatccaaacatgttaaataccaaatacattaaaaactaaatacaAAAGTGCAATAGAGAGaaattcaaaatcattaaaaggcatatatatatatatattaaatttttatttaattaatatatggttGGGTTTACGAGTTGGTTCGGATTCTGCACCCCCAAAACCGTTACCCGGATCAATTACTAGAAAGAGTTATTAATTTGGTTCGGATTCGAATCCGATTACCCGTTGCttccaaaatcaatttaattgaTTCGGTTCGGATTTAGACGGGTAATCGAGTATGTTCACCCCTAATATTTCCTTACGtattactaatttaataactaaaatgtagTAGATTTGCATATGGtacttttttattacataataCCTTTTAGTTTATTCTAAGAGAGttgatttaatttagatttagatTTAGATTTATTTAGTATGTACCTTAATCACTCACTAAACAATGAATAAATTGTCTACATGTATATCTAATCTAAGTGATATGCTGAATGATAAACATGTTGAAAATTTGAGTCACAATATATGATATATCTACTTTGTCTTCAACTTTatgaatgaaattaaaaaatatatccaaATTTGTGCTGCGGCCATGAAGTGGGACGGCATTGGTGGAGGGTGGCGTGCCCTTGAAGGGGAAGAGAAGAACACTAATCAAAACCAATACAGACATAAAGTTATGAGACTTCACAACTCCAATAAAGAGCTAAGGAAGGATAGGTCCCATTAATCATTATAACTATAAGTCTATAATACTTTATAATAATAGTATATAATATATTCCAACACTATACTCCAAAGTTGCTACCACACCAAACCCAATATACTTTAACCCATAATTCTCAACACATGGTTGCAAATGTTATTCTTCATCCTAAAATAATAGTCAAGTTATATAATTACCCtcataaattaattagttaattatgtGAGTGTATGATATCATCCTAGGAGAATGATAGGAGTCTAACGTTTttagtaagaaaaaaaaaagtagagagTTAATTAGTATTGATtcatatgttaaaaaaaaaatattgatcacataatatttttcttattttttataaaattgtaagGGTAAATGTTGAGGGAGAAAATgcactaacaacaacaacaataaggcCTTGTCTTATTAGGAGTGGGTTACATGAATTAAACAATGTTATTATGCTCTGTCATGTATTATGTCTACAGAgaaaccgtttacatgtagatctcgtttgatcacctcatggatggtcttcttaggtcttcctttgCCTTTCGctccttgtccatcttccatctcatccaccctcctgactgggtgttctatcggtcttcttctcacatatccaaaccacttgagacgcaattcaaccatcttttccataaTGGGtgttactccaactctctcccttatatattcgtttcttattttatccaatcgcgcatgaccactcatccatctcaacatcttcattttTGCCACACGcaagcttatgttcgtgctctcctttGCCCGCCCAATATTCCGTACCATATAGTATAGCCGATCTTATAgtggtgcgatagaatttacctttaagttttaaaggcatttttttatcgcatataaaaccagatacCCTCTGCCATTTTGGAGAAATTGCACTAAATTTAGGATAAAtataaccaagttgggttggtctagtggttagctcactagtccgcttaagcaagtgtcgggggttcaaatcccgccttgtgcatgtagcaacccaaaaaaaatttaggataaatataaagtaaaaatgggaaaaaaaatcCATGCATGCATGACATGACAAGTATAGATGGCAACTTAATTACCATTTTTTTATTGGGTATACCTTAGAATATTAGTCTTAATAATGTTTTATATAaggcatttatttatatatatatatttaacaccgtttgcggccaccaATAAAGCATATATAAAGTTCATTGGATTCAAAAGCCAATTTaaacttaattaaaataataaactacATATTCTGAAAACAACACTTTACTATAATGAGAATTTGTTTAGTaacaaaaatagaacaaaatcTAAGTGATCATATAAtattaattctagaatcatgttacgtgtaataataatattaaacaaAGTCTTAATTAacactatataaataaaaattttatcgcAAATTTATGATTTCAAGACAACAactagaaaagaataaaagagagagATCTATGGCTAGAAACTGTGCATCACATGCAATAATTCCAATTTTAATGATAGGAGTGATTATTTGTTTTGCCATTATTGAGTTTCATTACATAATTCCTCAACGATATTATACTATTTCTTCTAATTATTATATTGCATCTGAATTAGAATTAGAAAAATGTATCAAGCGATGCCGAGAAACTATTCCAGAACACACGATAACTAGGAGGTATTGCATTAGTAGATGCTATGATCGTTATGGAGCAAATTAATAGTGGTAGGtgctaataatttattttaaatattttttagtttatactATTTATTACATATATGAATATTTGTTGTGTTCTAACTTCTAAGAGTTTATTTGGGTGAGTttctaaaaaaagatcttttttcgagttatctttttttaaaagatcttatgaaaaagtaaaagtaattttatgtttagatatttcatgtaaaaagatctttttttttatctattaattatgtttggatataagtatataacaatataaaagtacttttttgtttatttattacatgaaaaatatctttttttaagaaaaaaaaatctttaaaaaaaaatataaatcacagtttctcaaaaaagatgtttttttttttatttttttagtacttttacttttactactaaaaacttaccaaacacgctaaaaaataaaaaaaaaatcttttttcattgaaaaaatctttatttttattcaaataataacgTCCAAACAAATACTAAGACTTACCTTTTCAAGATTTtctaatcttcttttttttttttgggttaccAGATGAAGCTTATGATGAAAATCCTCGGATGCATAGATGAAGAACATTTTAAGAAGTGATTCATGTGTTTGATTTTAATGGTTTtaatgctttttttttatttaatattattacttttttttttccttcttgtgtactTTAGTTATTTTGAGTTTCAACAACTTAATTattgtaatttttataaaatagcaATAATAGCTATAGCAACATAATGTAATAAAATGTTCtgaaatacaatatatatatatatatatatatatatatatatatatatatatataatataattgttgTAGTTGCTTATTATATGTTCATCCtaattgaaatttaattaaataatgcaATAAATAGAGGGCCGGGGAGGAAAAAAGAGAGAACATTTttacaataattatttttttgactctgaaaaataattttaaataatacctTAAAATGAAAGCATAGAATTATTGCCACTTGATACTGAGAAAATGATTGATTGTGAACAATAATACATACCGTATATCTAAATGTATATTTGGATCTTGGTAACCTCTAGATTCTAGAAGAAGGTATATAGTAttctaaaaaagtaaaaataaaatctaccTTAAATTACACTTGACATTCCTAAGATTTACCTTTCCCATATATTACACTAGGTAacagtataatttaaataatatagtaatatacTTAAAGAAACTTTTGTGTTAAtgtaattaacaaatttttatacATTTCTTGTCACCTCCTGCATATCTTTAAAGAAAATTGCTTAATTAACAAAAATGTTTTTTCCGTAACAAAACTAGAAGTAAAGAAGATTGTAATTACCTATGAATCACcgacattttttttatttgtcgtgTTTATATGTCGAACACATTTTGGATACGATATTTATTGACACTCGTCCAACTCGCGTGTTTTCTGTGACCAaccgtatcttaataaaaaataaaaaattcttttttaatcaggtttgaacacacctaaataccatcacgtgtcagcgtatttatctttattcttaatatatattcttaaaatgagtttaaaaatagtatatattattaattattaaaacaaaaaatattttaaatattttatataattaaaaaaagacattaaaaataattaaaaaattaatttatattttaatattaataaaataataaaatatcattataatttatccaaaaaatattttatattttctatatatacCGTGTccccatattttataaaaaattttaaatttatgtatcTACGTATCTTATATTGTATCGTGTTCACCGTATCTATGTCCGTATCAGTGTTCATGTATAATAGGTAATTATATTGAGGTTATTTCAATTTAATGGTACATAAACACAAAATTGCTACTAA is drawn from Arachis hypogaea cultivar Tifrunner chromosome 12, arahy.Tifrunner.gnm2.J5K5, whole genome shotgun sequence and contains these coding sequences:
- the LOC112726331 gene encoding putative N(6)-adenosine-methyltransferase MT-A70-like, giving the protein METQSDGNEDTIAAVKDIRQQLEARIETQHKAHLEMLSSIQTIIPNLVSSLDLSLKVVSSFNHRPFAPTPALPPPDPKLNPKKTLETTRFNTETTDGSNEGYLTNTKNQKQKTSVDSKTINQVESESVNPLAVVRSMVAVCLLGRVPFTPIDSSTVLRKLENDQTVTPAEKAALQELGGDSGSTLAVEIALRSMAEDNGGVELEEFVVSGKARIMVLNIDRTRLLRELPETAQYQQLESSSGDGNANQNQGQITPGGTNANGSLLGMGRPGLRPMSDMWMPHGDPHMSGLQPMFPGGPRGAPRVMGMMGAHRGMSIPPMHRLPLGPNAPGNSPNSMPQKPRTIEDDMKDLEALLNKKSFREMQKSKTGEELLDLIHRPTAKETAVAAKFKTKGGSQVRQYCDLLTKEDCRRQSGSFIACEKVHFRRIIAPHTDINLGDCSFLDTCRHMKTCKYVHYEYDPTPDVSPTMMGAPPPPKPLKPQRAEYCSEVELGEPQWINCDIRNFRMDILGQFGVIMADPPWDIHMELPYGTMADDEMRSLNVPALQTDGLIFLWVTGRAMELGRECLELWGYKRVEEIIWVKTNQLQRIIRTGRTGHWLNHSKEHCLVGIKGNPEVNRNIDTDVIVAEVRETSRKPDEMYPMLERISPRTRKLELFARMHNTHAGWMSLGNQLSGVRLVDEGLRARFKAAYPDVEVQPPSPPRPSAMEVDSTHTQSPFTEPKSTAAPDTSYASEEKAMAIDVDVA